In one Neobacillus sp. CF12 genomic region, the following are encoded:
- the hemL gene encoding glutamate-1-semialdehyde 2,1-aminomutase, whose protein sequence is MRSYTKSVEAFKQAQDLMPGGVNSPVRAFKSVNMDPIFMERGKGSKIYDIDGNEYIDYVLSWGPLILGHTNDRVVEGIKKVAELGTSYGAPTLMENELAKLVIERVPSIEVVRMVSSGTEATMSALRLARGYTGRNKILKFEGCYHGHGDSLLIKAGSGVATLGLPDSPGVPEGVAKNTITVAYNDLEGVKYAFEQFGDDIACIIVEPVAGNMGLVPPLPGFLEGLREITSEKGALLIFDEVMTGFRVGYNCAQGYFNVTPDITCLGKVIGGGLPVGAYGGKSEIMRQIAPAGPIYQAGTLSGNPLAMTAGYETLSQLTPEHYEEFKRKGDMLEKGILAAAEKYDIPVTFNRAGSMIGFFFTNEDVINYETAKTSNLEYFAAYYREMAEQGVFLPPSQFEGLFLSTAHTDEDIEKTIKAVEIAFSKLK, encoded by the coding sequence ATGCGCTCATATACAAAATCAGTAGAAGCATTTAAACAAGCTCAAGACTTAATGCCCGGCGGTGTGAATAGCCCGGTACGTGCCTTTAAATCTGTCAATATGGATCCAATTTTTATGGAAAGAGGAAAAGGTTCTAAAATCTATGATATCGATGGCAATGAATATATTGACTATGTATTATCATGGGGACCGTTGATTCTTGGTCATACAAACGATCGTGTAGTCGAAGGCATTAAAAAGGTGGCTGAGCTTGGTACAAGTTACGGTGCACCAACCTTAATGGAAAACGAACTAGCTAAGCTTGTGATTGAACGTGTTCCATCGATAGAAGTGGTAAGGATGGTATCATCGGGAACAGAAGCGACCATGAGTGCGCTTCGCCTAGCACGTGGCTACACAGGCCGTAATAAGATTTTAAAATTTGAAGGCTGCTACCATGGTCATGGTGATTCCCTATTGATTAAAGCAGGCTCTGGTGTCGCTACACTTGGATTACCAGACAGCCCTGGCGTCCCAGAGGGTGTGGCTAAGAACACGATTACAGTAGCATACAATGACCTTGAAGGCGTAAAATACGCTTTTGAACAGTTCGGGGATGATATTGCTTGTATTATCGTTGAACCAGTTGCCGGTAATATGGGACTTGTACCGCCACTTCCTGGATTTTTAGAGGGTCTTCGTGAGATTACTTCTGAAAAGGGAGCATTGCTCATTTTTGATGAGGTAATGACAGGATTCCGTGTTGGCTATAATTGTGCACAAGGCTACTTTAATGTAACCCCGGATATCACTTGTCTTGGTAAAGTAATTGGCGGCGGGCTGCCAGTTGGTGCTTACGGTGGCAAATCAGAAATCATGCGCCAGATTGCTCCAGCCGGTCCAATCTATCAAGCAGGAACACTTTCAGGAAATCCATTAGCGATGACTGCTGGTTATGAGACATTAAGTCAATTAACACCAGAGCATTACGAAGAGTTCAAACGCAAAGGCGATATGCTGGAAAAAGGTATTTTGGCAGCTGCTGAAAAATACGATATTCCAGTAACTTTCAACCGTGCAGGTTCGATGATTGGGTTCTTCTTCACGAATGAAGATGTAATCAATTATGAAACAGCAAAAACCTCTAACCTAGAATATTTTGCTGCGTACTATCGCGAAATGGCTGAGCAAGGTGTATTCTTGCCGCCATCTCAATTTGAAGGCTTGTTCTTATCAACAGCACATACCGACGAAGACATCGAAAAAACCATCAAAGCAGTAGAAATTGCTTTTTCAAAACTTAAATAA
- the spoVID gene encoding stage VI sporulation protein D, which yields MEESLWFRKGQEVAELVSISLDPDITIQENDQYVTIRGSLELTGEYRNDEESTVEEEENVPNQKYVERVDPQEEGICEFSHRFPVDITIPNNRIQSIYDIDVIVESFDYSIPERSCLKLSAELTISGLYDSTQQQEDVVEQEEEFEVLHRYQVEEKEETQAEEENQFQDTFLFEAEARKQSEEEKVEVFPKFPTFTYEEPEEEELPQQPAVFEFARSEASEPVDEVEEVVEEAPPEPVVEEAVQPKEPVFEESSSSPEAPPKQAKKKASKKKSMTLTEFFARKEDSSDQARLKVCIVQKGDTLDKLADRYDVSVPNLLRYNNLELNQDVYEGQVLYVPVALAKK from the coding sequence TTGGAGGAGTCTTTGTGGTTTAGAAAGGGACAGGAAGTAGCTGAACTTGTGTCGATTTCTCTAGACCCGGATATTACCATCCAGGAAAATGATCAATATGTAACCATCCGTGGTTCGCTGGAATTAACAGGCGAATATAGAAATGATGAAGAAAGCACAGTGGAAGAGGAAGAAAATGTACCGAACCAAAAGTACGTAGAAAGAGTGGATCCACAAGAGGAAGGCATATGTGAATTTTCACATCGTTTTCCTGTTGATATTACCATTCCAAACAATCGAATTCAGAGCATTTATGATATCGATGTTATTGTGGAGTCATTTGATTATTCCATCCCAGAGCGGAGTTGTCTAAAACTATCTGCTGAATTAACAATCAGTGGGTTGTATGATTCAACTCAACAACAAGAAGATGTAGTAGAGCAAGAAGAGGAGTTTGAAGTACTCCATCGTTATCAGGTAGAGGAAAAAGAAGAAACACAAGCAGAAGAAGAGAATCAATTTCAAGATACTTTCTTGTTTGAGGCTGAAGCAAGAAAACAGTCAGAAGAGGAAAAGGTTGAAGTTTTTCCGAAATTCCCAACCTTTACGTATGAAGAACCTGAAGAAGAGGAACTTCCTCAACAGCCAGCCGTCTTTGAGTTTGCCAGAAGTGAAGCGAGTGAGCCTGTTGACGAAGTAGAAGAAGTCGTCGAGGAAGCGCCGCCTGAACCAGTTGTGGAAGAGGCAGTGCAGCCGAAAGAACCAGTTTTTGAAGAAAGTTCATCCTCACCAGAAGCACCACCGAAACAAGCGAAAAAGAAGGCTTCAAAAAAGAAATCAATGACACTAACAGAATTCTTTGCCCGCAAGGAAGACAGTTCGGATCAAGCTAGATTAAAAGTTTGCATTGTCCAAAAGGGCGATACACTCGATAAACTTGCTGACCGTTATGACGTTTCCGTACCAAATCTGCTGCGTTACAATAATCTTGAACTCAATCAAGATGTGTATGAGGGTCAAGTATTATATGTACCTGTTGCACTTGCAAAAAAATAA
- the ysxE gene encoding spore coat protein YsxE — protein MSYSNQVEAFIPILNNYQITAYFVEEYGNIKKIYSDKGTFALKKIDPTTGTDFVRHVHLLYQKGYNRIVPIYPTMDGRYAVLHNKALYYLMPWMSNEVKEDRTQKHQQLFRELARLHTLSAKEITVIKEERAEHYEKTIELLDKNQEFLDGFIDECEKKTYMSPFELLYCLYYNEISQALRFSKTKFEEWYEKTKENEKARMVITHGKLSSEHFLYNDKGNGYFINFENARYGSPIHDLLPYLSRSFNTQPKRNDEAVEWVQHYNKYFPYKEDEKLLFFSYLAYPIQIIKVVERFYKKEQPKNELKFVRMLQRKYWHLKNSEYVVMRMTEIDALEKAAKEGAQQQ, from the coding sequence ATGAGTTATTCCAATCAGGTTGAAGCATTTATACCCATCTTAAATAACTATCAAATAACAGCTTATTTCGTTGAGGAATACGGCAATATAAAAAAAATCTACTCCGATAAAGGAACATTTGCACTGAAGAAAATCGACCCGACTACGGGGACTGATTTCGTCCGCCATGTCCACCTTCTCTATCAAAAAGGCTATAATCGGATTGTACCCATTTATCCAACAATGGATGGAAGATATGCAGTCCTCCATAATAAAGCCCTCTATTATTTAATGCCGTGGATGTCGAATGAAGTAAAGGAAGACCGAACGCAGAAACACCAGCAGCTATTTCGAGAATTAGCGAGACTGCACACACTTTCTGCCAAAGAGATCACGGTCATTAAAGAGGAACGGGCAGAGCATTATGAAAAAACCATTGAACTTCTCGATAAGAATCAGGAGTTTCTGGATGGGTTCATCGATGAATGTGAAAAAAAGACCTATATGTCGCCCTTTGAACTTTTGTATTGCCTGTACTACAACGAAATCTCACAGGCGCTTCGTTTTTCAAAAACAAAATTCGAAGAATGGTATGAGAAAACAAAAGAAAATGAAAAGGCACGAATGGTGATTACCCATGGAAAATTATCATCGGAGCATTTTCTTTATAATGACAAGGGTAATGGTTATTTTATTAATTTCGAAAATGCCCGCTATGGCTCACCGATTCATGATTTATTGCCATACCTGTCACGTTCTTTTAATACTCAACCAAAACGAAATGATGAGGCTGTTGAGTGGGTGCAGCATTACAATAAATACTTTCCTTACAAAGAAGATGAAAAACTGCTATTCTTTAGTTATTTAGCTTATCCAATACAGATAATCAAAGTTGTCGAACGCTTTTATAAAAAAGAACAGCCCAAAAATGAGCTGAAATTTGTACGGATGCTGCAGCGAAAATACTGGCATTTGAAGAATTCAGAATATGTTGTAATGAGAATGACAGAAATCGATGCACTTGAAAAGGCGGCAAAAGAAGGAGCCCAGCAGCAGTAA
- a CDS encoding O-antigen ligase family protein gives MYWFIILFPLLIYPWGFDPYYTSTKTGYLYAFVLGTWLYILFKRKFKTLKPDKGDSTIVVLLLLFLTLIELSTAFSPNKYTSVYGLIDRKEGLISYFCYFSVFLFSYRLMDKEKINKMIPGVAIVSMIVSIYGILQHYQLDFLPRNSAMRNYGGTYTFFDNPNFFGSYLVLAILITLPIYLIASHKKYQALYFISLCLAFVALIFSNTRSGYVGVFVGFVFITLFVVLKRKLLWKRWGTLAASMMVLLFLVNMSEQGHYTQRINSVVKESYTVATNQSTGHEGSSRFYIWKKSLPLVKEYFWIGSGPDSFEFAFPNDEETKGFLGGKVVDKAHNEYLQIAITLGVPALLIYLSFLLLIFRRAVQAVKLAVGKEKILLYGVMATIMGYVVQAFFNISTVPVAPIFWSILGITLAKSTAIINRAKCQNGEINQQETESQSA, from the coding sequence ATGTATTGGTTTATCATACTTTTCCCATTATTAATTTATCCTTGGGGCTTTGATCCTTACTATACCTCAACGAAAACTGGGTATTTATATGCCTTTGTACTCGGGACATGGCTATACATACTGTTTAAACGAAAATTCAAAACGTTAAAGCCTGACAAGGGTGATTCAACCATTGTCGTACTATTGTTGCTCTTCCTAACATTAATAGAACTTTCAACAGCATTTTCTCCCAATAAATATACCTCTGTATACGGTTTGATTGATCGAAAAGAAGGGCTTATTTCCTATTTTTGCTACTTTAGCGTTTTCCTTTTTTCCTATCGATTAATGGATAAGGAGAAAATAAATAAAATGATTCCTGGAGTGGCCATCGTTTCGATGATTGTATCCATTTATGGAATTTTGCAGCATTATCAATTGGATTTTCTTCCAAGGAATAGTGCAATGAGAAATTATGGTGGTACATATACTTTCTTTGATAATCCTAACTTCTTTGGATCGTATCTTGTATTGGCAATCCTTATCACTCTGCCGATATATTTAATTGCTTCTCATAAGAAATACCAGGCTCTTTATTTTATCTCGCTTTGTTTAGCTTTTGTGGCTCTCATCTTTTCAAATACCCGGAGTGGATATGTTGGAGTATTTGTTGGATTCGTTTTTATTACTTTGTTTGTGGTCTTGAAGCGTAAGCTCCTTTGGAAGAGGTGGGGTACGTTAGCTGCTTCCATGATGGTTCTGCTATTTTTGGTTAACATGAGCGAACAAGGTCATTATACCCAACGCATAAATTCGGTTGTTAAGGAGTCATATACGGTTGCAACGAATCAAAGCACAGGGCATGAAGGTTCATCACGCTTCTACATCTGGAAAAAATCACTGCCTTTAGTAAAAGAGTATTTCTGGATAGGTTCTGGTCCTGACTCCTTTGAGTTCGCATTTCCTAATGACGAAGAGACAAAAGGTTTCTTGGGTGGAAAAGTTGTTGATAAGGCACATAATGAATATTTGCAAATAGCGATTACACTTGGTGTTCCTGCACTATTGATTTATTTGAGTTTCCTATTGTTAATTTTCAGAAGAGCTGTACAGGCAGTAAAATTAGCTGTAGGAAAAGAGAAGATTCTTCTTTATGGGGTAATGGCAACGATAATGGGGTATGTTGTACAAGCATTCTTTAATATTAGTACAGTTCCGGTTGCCCCAATTTTTTGGTCAATTCTTGGTATTACATTAGCCAAATCGACAGCCATCATTAATCGCGCAAAGTGTCAAAATGGGGAAATAAACCAGCAAGAAACGGAAAGCCAAAGTGCATAA
- a CDS encoding valine--tRNA ligase, producing the protein METKEITMPTKYDPQSIEQGRYDWWLKGKFFEAQNDEGKQPYTIVIPPPNVTGKLHLGHAWDTTLQDIVTRMKRMQGFDVLWLPGMDHAGIATQAKVEEKLRSEGKSRYDLGRDKFVEETWKWKEEYASHIRQQWAKLGLGLDYSRERFTLDEGLSAAVREVFVTLYKKGLIYRGEYIINWDPSTKTALSDIEVIYKDVQGAFYHMKYPLADGSGHIEVATTRPETMLGDTAVAVHPEDERYKHLIGKTVILPIVGREIQIVGDDYVDMEFGSGAVKITPAHDPNDFEIGNRHNLERVLVMNEDGTMNDRAGKYKGLDRFECRKQIVKDLQEQGVLFKIEEHLHSVGHSERSGAVVEPYLSTQWFVKMQPLADEAIALQNKENKVNFVPNRFENTYLRWMENIRDWCISRQLWWGHRIPAWYHKQTGEVFVGHEAPADIENWEQDKDVLDTWFSSALWPFSTMGWPNVEAEDFKRFFPTDVLVTGYDIIFFWVSRMIFQSLEFTGERPFKDVLIHGLVRDEQGRKMSKSLGNGVDPMDVIAKYGADSLRYFLSTGSAPGQDLRFSFEKVESTWNFANKIWNASRFALMNMDGMTYEEIDFSGEKSVADKWILTQLNETIESVTKLSERYEFGEAGRALYNFIWDDFCDWYIEMAKLPLYGEDEAAKKTTRSILAHVLDQTMRLLHPFMPFITEEIWQNLPHSGESITTAKWPEVNPAYSDEQAAQEMKMLMEMIRSVRNIRAEVNTPMSKKIKMLVKAKDDSVLKAIEKNQAYIEKFCNPEELQMGINLETPEKAMTAVITGLEIILPLEGLINIEEEIARLTKEYDKFTKEVERVEKKLNNEGFMKKAPESVVLEERAKEKDYREKRALIEARLNELKGL; encoded by the coding sequence ATGGAAACAAAAGAAATTACCATGCCGACTAAGTATGATCCGCAGTCGATTGAGCAAGGACGCTATGATTGGTGGCTTAAAGGAAAGTTTTTTGAAGCACAAAATGACGAAGGAAAACAACCTTACACCATCGTTATCCCGCCGCCAAACGTAACTGGAAAGTTACACTTAGGTCATGCTTGGGATACAACCTTACAAGATATCGTTACACGCATGAAGCGGATGCAGGGCTTTGATGTACTCTGGCTTCCAGGTATGGACCATGCCGGAATCGCGACACAAGCGAAGGTTGAAGAAAAGCTTCGCAGTGAAGGTAAAAGCCGCTACGATTTAGGCCGTGATAAATTTGTTGAGGAAACATGGAAGTGGAAAGAAGAATACGCTTCTCATATCCGTCAGCAATGGGCTAAGCTAGGTTTAGGCTTAGACTACAGCCGTGAACGTTTCACCCTTGATGAGGGATTATCTGCAGCCGTACGTGAGGTGTTTGTTACTTTATATAAAAAAGGTCTTATTTATCGCGGCGAATACATCATCAACTGGGATCCATCAACTAAAACAGCATTATCGGATATCGAGGTTATTTACAAGGATGTTCAAGGTGCCTTTTATCATATGAAATATCCGTTAGCAGACGGTTCAGGACATATTGAAGTTGCGACAACTCGTCCAGAAACGATGTTGGGTGATACAGCAGTTGCCGTTCATCCAGAAGATGAGCGCTATAAGCACCTAATCGGCAAAACCGTTATCCTGCCAATCGTTGGCCGTGAAATCCAAATTGTTGGTGACGACTATGTGGATATGGAATTCGGTTCAGGGGCTGTTAAAATTACACCTGCACATGACCCGAACGATTTTGAAATTGGCAACCGTCATAATCTTGAGCGTGTTCTTGTTATGAACGAAGACGGCACCATGAATGACAGAGCTGGAAAGTACAAAGGGTTGGACCGTTTTGAATGCCGTAAGCAAATTGTTAAGGATCTTCAAGAACAAGGTGTTCTTTTCAAAATTGAAGAGCATTTACATTCTGTTGGTCATTCCGAGCGCAGCGGGGCAGTTGTTGAGCCTTACCTTTCTACACAATGGTTCGTTAAAATGCAGCCACTTGCGGATGAAGCCATTGCTCTTCAAAACAAGGAGAATAAAGTAAACTTTGTTCCTAACCGCTTCGAAAATACCTATCTGAGATGGATGGAAAATATCCGTGACTGGTGTATTTCCAGACAGCTGTGGTGGGGTCATCGAATTCCGGCTTGGTACCACAAGCAAACGGGCGAAGTATTTGTTGGTCATGAAGCTCCTGCCGACATTGAGAATTGGGAGCAGGATAAAGATGTATTGGATACGTGGTTTAGTTCTGCACTATGGCCGTTCTCCACAATGGGCTGGCCAAATGTTGAGGCAGAAGACTTTAAGCGTTTCTTCCCAACCGATGTACTTGTAACTGGTTATGATATCATCTTCTTCTGGGTTTCCCGGATGATTTTCCAAAGCCTCGAATTTACCGGAGAAAGACCATTTAAAGATGTTCTAATTCACGGTTTAGTTCGCGATGAACAAGGTCGTAAAATGAGTAAATCTCTTGGTAACGGTGTGGACCCAATGGATGTTATCGCCAAATACGGTGCCGATTCCTTACGTTACTTCCTTTCAACAGGAAGCGCACCCGGTCAGGATTTACGCTTTAGCTTTGAAAAAGTTGAATCCACTTGGAATTTTGCCAATAAAATCTGGAATGCCTCTCGTTTTGCCTTAATGAATATGGATGGCATGACGTATGAGGAAATTGATTTTAGCGGTGAAAAATCAGTTGCAGATAAATGGATTCTAACGCAATTAAATGAAACCATCGAAAGTGTAACAAAGCTTTCTGAGCGTTATGAATTTGGAGAAGCTGGTCGTGCATTATACAACTTTATCTGGGATGACTTCTGTGATTGGTATATTGAGATGGCAAAACTTCCTCTATATGGTGAGGATGAAGCAGCAAAGAAAACGACTCGTTCAATTCTTGCACATGTTCTTGATCAGACAATGCGTTTGCTACATCCATTCATGCCATTCATTACCGAGGAAATCTGGCAGAACCTCCCGCACTCTGGAGAATCAATTACAACTGCCAAGTGGCCTGAAGTAAATCCAGCATACAGCGATGAACAAGCAGCACAAGAAATGAAGATGTTAATGGAAATGATTCGTTCCGTTCGAAACATCCGTGCTGAAGTAAACACGCCAATGAGCAAGAAGATTAAAATGCTTGTAAAGGCGAAGGATGATTCCGTTCTGAAAGCAATCGAAAAGAATCAAGCATATATTGAAAAGTTCTGTAACCCAGAAGAATTACAAATGGGGATCAACCTTGAAACACCTGAAAAGGCAATGACAGCAGTCATCACCGGATTGGAAATCATTCTTCCACTAGAAGGATTGATTAACATTGAAGAGGAAATTGCTCGACTTACAAAAGAGTATGATAAATTTACAAAAGAAGTTGAAAGAGTTGAAAAGAAATTAAACAACGAAGGCTTTATGAAAAAGGCGCCTGAAAGTGTTGTTTTAGAAGAACGTGCAAAAGAAAAAGATTATCGCGAGAAAAGAGCACTAATAGAAGCTCGCTTAAATGAATTAAAAGGCTTATAA
- a CDS encoding folylpolyglutamate synthase/dihydrofolate synthase family protein, whose translation MFTTYSEALDWIHARLRLGIKPGLARMEWMMERLGSPELKMKTVHIGGTNGKGSTVTFLRSILEAEGYSVGTFTSPYIEQFNERISVNGKPISDEEILHLTNIIVPLADELEATELGGPTEFEVITAMSFYYFANVNQVDIVLYEVGLGGRFDSTNIIQPIASIITNIGLDHTSILGHTYEEIAFEKAGIIKEGVPTFTAVKNANAINVIKEQAKKMHAPLYLLNQEFSISNHRPTSAGEEFTLESANQHYTRLEINMIGQHQTENAALAVMAAHSINQDESFSITENAIRTGLKKAYWPGRFEIISNNPLIIIDGAHNDEGISALVHELSNRYSNRSIHIVFAALKDKKLDKMIAQLDQIADEISFVSFDFPRAADAVDLYAISHSDNKKFGERWDAHLANCIQNLQPNSVLVVTGSLYFISEAKPYLCEFLKNNTISL comes from the coding sequence ATGTTTACAACTTATAGCGAAGCCCTTGACTGGATTCATGCAAGACTAAGGCTCGGCATTAAACCAGGCCTTGCTCGAATGGAATGGATGATGGAGAGGCTCGGGTCTCCAGAATTGAAAATGAAAACCGTACATATTGGTGGTACGAATGGCAAAGGTTCAACGGTGACCTTTTTGCGGTCGATACTTGAAGCAGAAGGCTATTCTGTTGGCACTTTTACCTCACCATATATTGAACAATTTAATGAGCGAATCTCTGTAAATGGAAAGCCCATCTCTGATGAAGAAATATTGCACTTAACCAATATTATTGTCCCGCTTGCTGATGAATTAGAGGCAACCGAACTTGGTGGACCAACTGAGTTTGAGGTCATCACAGCAATGTCTTTTTATTATTTTGCTAATGTAAATCAAGTGGACATTGTCCTTTATGAAGTAGGATTGGGTGGAAGGTTTGATTCGACAAATATTATACAGCCAATAGCATCAATCATTACAAACATTGGTCTTGATCATACGAGTATCCTTGGACATACGTACGAGGAAATTGCTTTTGAAAAAGCGGGGATTATCAAAGAAGGCGTTCCAACCTTTACAGCAGTTAAAAACGCAAATGCTATTAACGTAATAAAAGAACAAGCTAAAAAAATGCATGCCCCTCTGTATCTCCTAAATCAGGAGTTTTCAATTTCAAACCACAGACCGACATCAGCAGGTGAAGAATTTACATTGGAGAGTGCTAATCAACACTACACACGATTAGAAATCAATATGATTGGCCAGCATCAAACGGAGAATGCTGCATTAGCCGTTATGGCAGCACATTCAATTAATCAGGATGAAAGTTTTTCCATCACTGAAAATGCAATAAGGACAGGCTTAAAGAAAGCTTATTGGCCAGGTAGATTTGAAATTATCTCGAATAATCCACTCATTATTATTGATGGAGCACATAACGACGAGGGGATTTCTGCACTTGTACATGAACTTTCAAACCGGTATTCTAACCGTTCCATTCATATTGTATTTGCAGCATTAAAAGATAAAAAGCTAGACAAAATGATTGCTCAATTAGATCAAATTGCAGATGAAATTTCGTTTGTATCGTTTGATTTTCCTCGTGCAGCAGATGCTGTTGATTTGTATGCAATAAGTCATTCAGATAACAAAAAGTTTGGTGAGAGATGGGATGCTCATCTTGCCAATTGTATCCAGAATTTACAGCCAAATTCCGTTTTAGTTGTTACAGGATCACTGTACTTCATCTCTGAGGCTAAACCGTATTTATGTGAATTTTTGAAAAACAATACGATTTCACTATGA
- a CDS encoding diguanylate cyclase — MAVHPMTKKAIFLVWLLLVPAGMWFTYQTFPPQLSGQWLDIFAFLILTSVVAFMPMVINNTPIFLIQWVSLASFLSFGLFIEMVFAQVAVIVLLLRLRVQKDQYFRVPLNLIMFFLVSLVSGVVYYALGGQTGPSLINDPNSIWLAALYAVVNYSLNQVIISFYLYFIYKSKESYFGKDFMVETITTFITLPLGFVLYMFYNQQDLLALLFIAIPFASLSIIFKLYYSSEKVNEYLQNAAEIGHQMAERIEVDGVIDLFIQKLSEMLPVDYAYILDVVSEDELQLIRRIESGSGITSEMPRIKKNEGISGYAWDKQKGFLYDSQKEWRKYSKGYIPADAESVLAVPIVRNKKVIGVLMLASKRKHAYEKSQLMIVDILCSYFAVAIDNAKHYELTKTQSERCALTNLYNYRYFEKLLTEEFDKLFQFERKVLSLIILDIDHFKAVNDTYGHQSGNEILCELAERLSKIVSTSGTVARYGGEEFVVLLPEADKEEAYQMAEMIRQAIANWPFSMQHSLDPTQHQAKITASIGVATAPEDAEDPLALIRHADRALYVGAKRAGRNRVAEYSSC, encoded by the coding sequence ATGGCGGTTCATCCAATGACGAAAAAGGCTATTTTTCTTGTATGGTTATTGCTTGTACCAGCAGGTATGTGGTTTACTTATCAAACATTTCCTCCTCAACTCTCAGGCCAATGGTTAGATATATTCGCTTTCTTGATATTAACTTCTGTCGTTGCTTTTATGCCGATGGTTATAAATAATACTCCTATCTTTTTAATTCAATGGGTATCTCTTGCGTCATTTTTAAGCTTTGGATTGTTTATTGAAATGGTTTTTGCTCAAGTAGCCGTCATCGTATTACTTTTAAGACTAAGAGTTCAAAAGGATCAATATTTCCGTGTTCCACTTAACTTGATCATGTTCTTCCTTGTTTCTTTAGTAAGTGGAGTCGTTTACTACGCACTTGGAGGGCAAACAGGGCCAAGTTTAATAAATGACCCCAACTCTATATGGTTAGCAGCATTATATGCGGTTGTAAATTACTCTCTAAATCAGGTCATCATTTCATTTTATTTATACTTCATCTATAAAAGTAAGGAATCTTACTTCGGCAAGGATTTCATGGTAGAAACCATTACTACATTTATTACGCTGCCACTTGGTTTTGTCCTATATATGTTTTATAACCAACAAGATTTATTGGCCTTATTGTTTATAGCCATTCCATTCGCAAGTTTATCAATCATCTTTAAACTTTATTATTCAAGTGAAAAAGTGAATGAATATCTACAAAATGCGGCTGAAATTGGCCATCAAATGGCCGAACGAATAGAGGTCGATGGGGTTATTGATCTTTTTATTCAAAAACTAAGTGAAATGCTCCCGGTTGACTATGCCTATATCCTCGATGTCGTGAGTGAGGACGAGCTTCAATTAATACGCAGGATAGAAAGCGGTTCGGGAATAACCAGTGAAATGCCTAGGATTAAGAAAAATGAGGGGATAAGCGGGTACGCTTGGGATAAGCAAAAAGGCTTCTTATATGATTCTCAAAAAGAGTGGAGAAAATATTCGAAAGGCTATATCCCTGCTGATGCCGAAAGTGTATTGGCTGTTCCAATTGTTCGAAACAAAAAAGTAATTGGGGTATTGATGTTAGCGTCAAAGCGAAAACATGCCTATGAAAAATCTCAATTAATGATTGTCGACATTCTTTGTTCGTACTTTGCCGTAGCGATTGATAATGCAAAGCATTATGAACTAACAAAGACACAGAGTGAGCGTTGTGCATTAACAAATTTATATAATTACCGCTACTTTGAAAAATTACTAACAGAGGAATTCGATAAACTATTTCAATTTGAACGAAAGGTCTTGTCATTAATCATTCTTGATATCGACCATTTTAAAGCAGTAAATGACACATACGGACATCAAAGTGGAAACGAAATTCTTTGTGAATTAGCGGAAAGACTGAGTAAAATAGTCAGTACCAGTGGAACTGTGGCTCGATATGGTGGCGAGGAATTTGTTGTGTTACTGCCAGAGGCAGATAAAGAAGAAGCCTACCAGATGGCAGAAATGATCAGACAAGCCATTGCCAATTGGCCATTTTCAATGCAACATTCATTAGATCCTACTCAACACCAGGCGAAGATAACGGCATCCATTGGGGTTGCAACGGCGCCTGAAGATGCTGAAGATCCATTGGCATTGATCCGACATGCTGATAGAGCGTTGTATGTTGGAGCGAAGAGGGCTGGGCGGAACAGGGTTGCTGAGTATTCTTCTTGTTAA
- a CDS encoding prepilin-type N-terminal cleavage/methylation domain-containing protein — MRDERGLTLVEVLATLTILSIVSIIIWSIFFQGLNFSKKATSKNAMIQESNIIISNLTTIHRGENKYEITSTGTNNCEITVTTDISDTEKQTQTFTHPQMCFEFTSDIKNKQVGDPEPNKINPNENDVSLTITVKDNNDSTNKVTTSTYLYRMKGVGY; from the coding sequence ATGCGTGATGAACGCGGCTTAACACTGGTAGAGGTTTTAGCTACTTTAACAATACTCTCAATTGTCAGTATCATTATTTGGAGTATTTTCTTCCAAGGTCTTAATTTTTCAAAAAAAGCAACCTCAAAAAACGCTATGATACAGGAATCCAATATTATTATTTCCAACCTTACCACGATCCATCGTGGAGAAAATAAGTATGAGATCACCAGCACAGGTACAAATAATTGTGAGATAACCGTTACAACAGATATTAGTGACACAGAAAAACAAACTCAAACCTTCACTCATCCTCAGATGTGCTTTGAATTTACTTCCGATATTAAGAATAAACAAGTAGGTGATCCTGAACCGAATAAAATAAATCCAAATGAGAATGATGTTAGTCTTACCATTACAGTTAAAGACAACAATGATTCTACTAACAAAGTAACTACAAGTACTTATCTTTATAGAATGAAGGGAGTTGGATATTAG